GGCAGACGCTGCCGGGTGCCGCGGATGTGGCCGCGCTCCATGTCGGCGCTGCGGAATCCGAAGCCCAGCTGCCCGAAGGCGTCCAGGATGGCCTGCTGGGCGGGCAGCGGGTGCACGTTGATCGGGTCCAGGTCGCCCGAGTCCAGGGCGCGGGCGATCTCCAGCTCCGTCGTCACCCCGATGTTCATGCCGCGCAGCTGCTGCCCGGCGAACATCGTGATCGGCGTCTCCCATGGGATCTCCAGGCCGAACGGCACGACGTGCACCGCGCCGGCCTGGACCTCGAAGGCACCGCCGAGGCGCAGCTTGGTGAACTCGATGTCCTGCTTGGTCTCCTGGTCCCCGCCCTCGACCTCGACCCGCGCCTGCAGTCCGACCGAGAGACCCTCGATCTGCTGGGCCACGGATCCGCCCTGGATCCGTACCTCGCCCTGGACGACCCCGCCGGGGACGACGTTGAGTTCGGTCAGTTCGGTCTCGACCGAAGC
The DNA window shown above is from Streptomyces sp. Alt3 and carries:
- a CDS encoding sporulation protein, which gives rise to MGFKRLLASMGAGGASVETELTELNVVPGGVVQGEVRIQGGSVAQQIEGLSVGLQARVEVEGGDQETKQDIEFTKLRLGGAFEVQAGAVHVVPFGLEIPWETPITMFAGQQLRGMNIGVTTELEIARALDSGDLDPINVHPLPAQQAILDAFGQLGFGFRSADMERGHIRGTRQRLPFYQEIEFFPPQQYRGLNQVELTFVADDREMDVVLEMDKKPGLFSEGSDSYRAFKVGLNDFQGTDWAAYLNQWLAQVGGQRNWL